In a genomic window of Holophagaceae bacterium:
- a CDS encoding type II toxin-antitoxin system HicB family antitoxin: MIMRRVYFAAIHKDSSSDYTALFPGVPGCITAADTLEELDAMAREALQGHLDVSRDYGDPIPAPLDLAAVKAHKDAKGAEFFIAVTVQVEGGKAARLNITMPEELVEEVDAYSKRRGLTRSAFLARAARQAMHA; the protein is encoded by the coding sequence ATGATCATGCGCCGCGTCTATTTCGCCGCCATCCACAAGGATTCCAGTAGCGACTACACAGCGCTTTTCCCCGGTGTCCCTGGCTGCATCACGGCCGCGGATACCCTTGAAGAGCTTGATGCCATGGCCCGGGAAGCGCTCCAGGGCCATCTCGATGTGTCTCGCGACTATGGGGATCCCATTCCGGCTCCCTTGGACCTAGCCGCCGTTAAAGCCCACAAGGACGCCAAAGGCGCGGAATTCTTCATCGCCGTTACTGTCCAGGTGGAGGGCGGCAAGGCCGCCCGCTTGAACATCACGATGCCAGAGGAATTGGTCGAGGAAGTGGATGCCTACTCCAAACGGCGTGGTCTCACCCGAAGTGCCTTCCTCGCCCGGGCCGCGCGCCAAGCCATGCATGCCTGA
- a CDS encoding acetyl-CoA carboxylase carboxyltransferase subunit alpha, which yields MDLAQLEKPILELEAEIRALEMDPAQAVKKEKLEKKLKKLKGEAFSSLTDWQRAQLARHPKRPYTLDYIERICDRFDEIHGDRNFGDDAAIVGGLGWIDGNPVMIIGQQKGRDTKQKILRNFGMPRPEGYRKALRFMHMAEKFQRPILCLIDTPGAYPGVDAEERGQAEAIARNLLEMAKLRVPVVAVVIGEGGSGGALALGVADRVFMMENAIYSVISPEGCASILWKDPAMAPQAASALKLTAPALLELGVIDGIVPEPLGGAHGDWDGAAMALKDAVGQAFAELSELAPADLVEARYQKFASMGSVG from the coding sequence ATGGATTTGGCCCAGCTGGAAAAGCCCATCCTGGAGCTGGAAGCGGAAATCCGGGCCCTTGAGATGGATCCGGCCCAGGCCGTGAAAAAGGAGAAGCTCGAAAAAAAGCTGAAAAAATTGAAAGGCGAGGCCTTTTCCAGTCTCACGGACTGGCAGCGGGCCCAGCTGGCCCGCCATCCCAAGCGCCCCTACACGCTGGACTACATCGAACGCATCTGCGACCGCTTCGATGAGATCCACGGGGACCGCAATTTCGGCGATGATGCGGCGATCGTGGGCGGCCTGGGCTGGATCGACGGGAACCCGGTCATGATCATCGGCCAGCAGAAGGGCCGGGACACCAAGCAGAAGATCCTGCGGAATTTCGGGATGCCCAGGCCCGAGGGCTACCGCAAGGCGCTGCGGTTCATGCATATGGCGGAAAAATTCCAGCGGCCCATCCTTTGCCTCATCGACACCCCGGGCGCCTACCCCGGCGTGGATGCCGAGGAGCGCGGGCAGGCGGAAGCCATCGCCCGGAACCTGCTTGAGATGGCCAAGCTGCGCGTGCCGGTGGTGGCGGTGGTCATCGGCGAAGGGGGCTCCGGCGGCGCGCTGGCACTTGGAGTGGCGGACCGGGTGTTCATGATGGAAAACGCCATTTATTCCGTCATCTCGCCGGAAGGCTGCGCGTCGATCCTCTGGAAAGACCCCGCCATGGCTCCGCAAGCCGCCAGCGCACTGAAGCTCACGGCTCCGGCCCTCCTGGAACTGGGCGTCATCGACGGCATCGTTCCGGAACCCCTCGGTGGCGCCCATGGCGACTGGGATGGCGCCGCCATGGCCCTCAAGGATGCCGTGGGCCAGGCCTTCGCGGAACTGTCGGAACTCGCGCCGGCCGACCTGGTGGAAGCCCGCTACCAAAAATTCGCTTCCATGGGCAGCGTGGGCTAG
- the rpoN gene encoding RNA polymerase factor sigma-54, with the protein MAQGPNLTQRLSQSQTLALTPSMQLKLKLWQMNLQELSQTVERELEENPLLELAEEGDEIPTLEALEEGHDSDVSQDAQDAVAQEGVELTEGVDTVDLGPMNEMLDAMSEMNPESNLEAFTEEGVAQVQEVDMAAENSWDTDLPRTSSLPDDERTSWEDRLTSSETLREHLVSQLHETLDEEDPRIPRLERLIENFLDAKGFLRMDPDEPGEATPEALAAELGVTVEQLHALLEILQEFDPSGVGCFTVQQSLLLQLSHAGAEPDDLAVRIIRNHTDLLGQKDHTKLKKVLQCDDKELDDALAVLRHLHPAPGRAFDPEGERVVKPDIVVLKGDDGGWKVYLNDEGLPRLRVSGEYRNFLASSDVKGDKDFIRERYRSARDFIRGVEDRNRTVLRVSLAMVELQRDFMEKGVEGLRPMVLRDVAEATGFHESTISRVVKAKTIHTPQGLFDMNYFFSASLGSDSGADVSATVVKHRIKALVQAEEASRPLSDETLAKLLAQDGIQVARRTVNKYREELKIPPASRRRQR; encoded by the coding sequence ATGGCCCAAGGCCCCAATCTCACCCAGCGTCTTTCCCAAAGCCAAACCCTGGCTTTGACGCCGTCCATGCAGCTCAAGCTGAAGCTCTGGCAGATGAATCTCCAGGAGCTGAGCCAGACCGTGGAACGGGAGCTGGAGGAAAACCCCCTCCTGGAATTGGCCGAAGAGGGCGACGAAATCCCCACCTTGGAGGCCCTGGAGGAGGGCCACGACTCGGACGTGAGCCAGGATGCCCAGGACGCGGTGGCCCAGGAGGGCGTGGAGCTGACCGAGGGCGTGGACACGGTGGATCTCGGGCCCATGAACGAGATGCTCGATGCCATGAGCGAGATGAACCCGGAATCCAACCTGGAGGCCTTCACCGAGGAAGGCGTCGCCCAGGTCCAGGAAGTGGACATGGCCGCCGAGAACAGCTGGGATACGGATCTGCCCCGGACCAGCAGCCTCCCGGACGATGAGCGCACGTCCTGGGAGGACCGCCTCACCTCCAGCGAAACCCTGCGGGAGCACCTGGTCTCCCAATTGCACGAGACCCTCGATGAGGAAGATCCCCGCATTCCCCGGCTGGAACGGCTCATCGAGAATTTCCTGGATGCCAAAGGATTTCTCCGGATGGATCCCGATGAACCCGGAGAAGCCACACCCGAAGCCCTGGCGGCCGAGCTGGGCGTCACCGTCGAACAACTCCATGCCCTGCTGGAAATCCTCCAGGAATTCGATCCCAGCGGCGTGGGCTGCTTCACCGTGCAGCAATCCCTCCTGCTGCAACTCAGCCACGCGGGCGCCGAGCCCGACGATCTGGCCGTCCGCATCATCCGGAACCACACGGATCTGCTGGGCCAGAAGGACCACACCAAGCTGAAAAAAGTGCTCCAGTGCGATGACAAGGAGCTCGATGACGCCCTGGCGGTGCTGCGGCATCTGCATCCGGCCCCGGGACGGGCCTTCGACCCCGAGGGCGAGCGGGTGGTGAAGCCCGACATCGTGGTGCTCAAGGGTGATGACGGTGGCTGGAAGGTCTACCTGAATGACGAGGGACTGCCCCGCTTGCGCGTCAGCGGCGAGTACCGGAATTTCCTGGCATCTTCGGACGTGAAGGGCGACAAGGACTTCATCCGCGAGCGCTACCGCTCCGCCCGGGACTTCATCCGCGGCGTCGAGGACCGCAACCGCACGGTGCTGCGGGTCTCCCTGGCCATGGTGGAACTGCAGCGGGACTTCATGGAGAAGGGAGTGGAGGGCCTCAGGCCCATGGTGCTGCGGGATGTGGCCGAGGCGACCGGGTTCCATGAGAGCACCATCTCCCGAGTGGTGAAGGCCAAGACCATCCACACGCCCCAGGGCCTTTTCGACATGAACTATTTCTTCAGCGCTTCCCTGGGCTCGGATAGCGGAGCTGATGTCAGCGCCACGGTGGTGAAGCACCGGATCAAGGCCCTGGTCCAGGCCGAAGAGGCTTCGAGGCCCCTTTCCGATGAAACCCTGGCGAAGCTGCTCGCACAAGATGGCATCCAGGTGGCCCGGAGGACCGTGAACAAGTACCGTGAAGAACTCAAGATTCCACCCGCGTCACGAAGGCGCCAGAGGTAG
- a CDS encoding TldD/PmbA family protein, translating into MIQTFIPESLESRLLEGIRHAERLGAAGAESFVSVSRSRKAKVQNGELEDLSVSKRGGIGVRVLRSGDKGIKVGSATTTDLSRPDFKDLFAQAWELSELGDEDPWIRQADPEGVDDLPSRFDGRGADLTAEQRIARAHALEASARKASSKVVAVRGATWADGEGASLLLTQKGVRAYDLASSCSASIELAVAEGEDRQASWHWDMGRHPDSFDLEAVGAEAAVKGEQKLNPKPLPAGKYPVVLHPEVAVDLFGIIAGMLSAESVLKQRSLFAGKKGALIASPLLSLIDDGRLPNGLGSEPWDGEGLSTRRNVLVEDGVLKTYLHTLKTAAEMGEAPTGTASRGLGGNPGVTLFNLFPKAGEKSAAELHGMAGNGVLITELMGLHTVDPVSGDMSVGASGLRIRDGILCEAVDKITFAGNLRDFLNRIVALGSDLRWYGSSAGLSILLEEMPLGGS; encoded by the coding sequence ATGATCCAAACGTTCATCCCCGAATCCCTTGAGTCCCGGCTGCTGGAAGGCATCCGCCACGCTGAAAGGCTTGGCGCCGCCGGAGCAGAAAGCTTTGTTTCCGTCTCCCGTTCCCGCAAGGCCAAGGTGCAAAATGGCGAGCTGGAGGACCTGAGTGTTTCCAAGCGCGGCGGCATCGGCGTCCGGGTCTTGCGCTCCGGGGACAAGGGCATCAAGGTGGGCTCGGCCACCACCACAGATCTCTCGCGTCCTGATTTCAAGGACCTCTTCGCCCAAGCCTGGGAATTGTCCGAGCTGGGCGACGAGGATCCCTGGATCCGGCAGGCGGACCCCGAAGGCGTGGATGATCTGCCCAGCCGCTTCGATGGCCGGGGCGCGGACCTGACCGCAGAGCAAAGAATCGCCCGGGCCCATGCGCTGGAAGCCTCGGCCCGGAAGGCCTCCTCCAAAGTCGTGGCCGTGCGCGGCGCCACCTGGGCCGACGGCGAAGGCGCGTCTTTGCTGCTCACCCAGAAGGGCGTGCGGGCCTATGACCTGGCTTCCAGTTGTTCCGCCAGCATCGAACTGGCCGTGGCCGAGGGCGAAGACCGCCAAGCCTCCTGGCACTGGGACATGGGACGCCATCCGGACAGCTTCGACCTCGAAGCGGTGGGCGCCGAGGCCGCGGTCAAAGGCGAACAGAAGTTGAATCCCAAGCCCCTGCCCGCGGGCAAGTACCCGGTCGTGCTGCACCCGGAAGTGGCCGTGGACCTCTTCGGCATCATCGCGGGGATGCTCTCGGCGGAATCAGTGCTGAAGCAGCGCAGCCTGTTCGCCGGCAAGAAGGGCGCGCTCATCGCGTCCCCCCTGCTCTCCCTGATTGATGACGGGCGCCTGCCGAACGGCCTGGGCAGCGAGCCCTGGGATGGCGAGGGCCTCTCCACCCGCCGCAATGTGCTGGTGGAAGACGGTGTATTGAAGACCTACCTGCACACCCTGAAGACCGCAGCGGAAATGGGCGAGGCCCCCACGGGCACCGCCAGCCGCGGCCTCGGCGGCAATCCGGGCGTGACGCTGTTCAATCTTTTTCCGAAGGCCGGTGAGAAGTCCGCTGCTGAGTTGCATGGCATGGCGGGCAACGGCGTGCTCATCACCGAGTTGATGGGCTTGCACACCGTGGACCCCGTCAGCGGCGACATGAGCGTGGGCGCTTCAGGCCTCCGCATCCGCGACGGCATCCTGTGCGAGGCCGTGGACAAGATCACCTTCGCGGGCAACCTCCGCGACTTCCTTAACCGCATCGTCGCACTGGGCAGCGATCTCCGCTGGTACGGCAGCAGCGCCGGGCTTTCGATCCTGCTGGAAGAGATGCCGCTGGGCGGAAGCTGA
- a CDS encoding type II toxin-antitoxin system HicA family toxin, with protein MDSRSLIKKLEADGWELVRVTGSHHHYRHPTKPGTVTVPHPKKDLKKGTGNSILKQAGIK; from the coding sequence ATGGACAGCCGTTCCCTCATCAAGAAGCTTGAAGCGGACGGTTGGGAACTGGTGCGCGTGACAGGAAGCCACCACCATTACCGGCACCCAACCAAACCAGGAACCGTCACGGTCCCACACCCGAAGAAGGACCTGAAAAAGGGCACTGGCAATTCAATCCTCAAGCAAGCGGGCATCAAGTAA
- a CDS encoding DHH family phosphoesterase — protein sequence MPGTQASASSAKPWRLRRAIPPGPEPWTRMARELGIDTRTARLAWLRGLDQPEDLAWRLDPAWSRCTDPYLLPGLGEAVACVRQATEKGLSICVYGDYDVDGVTATALLVRVLEKLGARVSSFIPNRFSDGYGLHLDCIRELKETRNPDLLISVDCGVRSVEEVRASAELGMDWIITDHHSLGAELPPAKAVVHPHLGDYPNRGLAGVGVAFKLAQGLLDADSSKGEDRTFLDGLLKLVAIGTIADMMPLKGENALLVRRGLDALRGANGPGLAALLKAARIENGNVVRAQDIAFGVAPRLNAVGRMGGAEDAVRLLLTRDSGEAQTLAARVESLNAERRQIQRSLAMNLSAPNGEDFDLVVEPSAHKGVIGIVAGQRMRESGRPTGVCTVLDGVAQCSLRAPEGFDLGELLQLAEPFLLSGGGHRAAAGMSFDLAKLPFVRQSLQRGASQQARGLRSPSVPVDGQGPELVPAPLELDRLEPFGQGFPPVLTVVQGALQSAPQPFGDGHVKLRLVGLSEPLTWFSGAEPSQGLVKGDLIRMACAVQDQPRWGRSYLVDGFVGDEAGS from the coding sequence ATGCCAGGCACGCAGGCCAGTGCCTCCAGCGCCAAGCCCTGGCGTCTCCGCCGGGCCATTCCGCCGGGGCCGGAGCCCTGGACCCGGATGGCGCGGGAGTTGGGGATTGATACCAGGACCGCGCGCTTGGCCTGGCTCCGGGGCCTGGATCAACCGGAGGACCTGGCCTGGAGATTGGATCCGGCCTGGTCGCGCTGCACGGACCCCTACCTGCTTCCGGGCCTGGGGGAGGCGGTGGCGTGCGTCCGCCAGGCCACCGAGAAGGGCCTCTCCATCTGTGTCTACGGCGACTACGACGTAGACGGGGTGACGGCGACCGCGCTGCTGGTCCGCGTGCTGGAGAAGCTTGGCGCCAGGGTCAGCTCCTTCATCCCCAACCGGTTTTCCGATGGCTATGGCCTGCATCTGGATTGCATCCGCGAATTGAAGGAAACCCGGAATCCGGATCTCCTGATATCGGTGGATTGCGGCGTGCGAAGCGTGGAGGAAGTCCGGGCCAGCGCAGAGCTGGGCATGGACTGGATCATCACCGACCACCATTCGCTGGGCGCCGAGCTGCCGCCAGCCAAGGCCGTTGTCCATCCCCACCTCGGCGATTACCCCAACCGCGGCCTCGCCGGTGTCGGCGTGGCGTTCAAATTGGCCCAGGGCCTGTTGGATGCCGATTCCAGCAAAGGTGAAGACAGGACCTTCCTCGATGGCCTGCTGAAGCTGGTGGCCATCGGCACCATCGCCGACATGATGCCCTTGAAGGGGGAAAACGCCCTGCTGGTGCGCCGCGGGCTCGATGCTTTGCGCGGAGCCAACGGTCCGGGCCTCGCGGCCCTGCTCAAGGCCGCACGGATCGAAAACGGGAACGTGGTCCGGGCCCAGGACATCGCCTTCGGGGTGGCACCCCGCCTCAACGCGGTGGGCCGGATGGGGGGAGCCGAAGATGCGGTGCGGCTGCTGTTGACGAGGGATTCCGGGGAAGCCCAGACCCTTGCGGCGCGTGTCGAATCGCTGAATGCGGAGCGCCGACAGATCCAGCGGAGCCTCGCCATGAACCTATCGGCGCCCAACGGCGAGGATTTCGATCTCGTGGTCGAGCCATCGGCCCACAAGGGAGTCATCGGCATCGTGGCGGGCCAGCGCATGCGCGAAAGCGGACGCCCCACGGGCGTCTGCACGGTGCTGGACGGCGTGGCGCAATGTTCCCTGCGTGCGCCTGAAGGTTTCGACCTGGGCGAGCTGCTCCAGCTGGCCGAGCCGTTTTTGTTGAGCGGTGGCGGCCACCGGGCCGCGGCGGGCATGAGCTTCGATCTCGCCAAGCTGCCCTTCGTGCGCCAGAGTTTGCAGCGCGGTGCCTCCCAGCAGGCGCGGGGGTTGCGATCGCCCAGCGTTCCAGTAGACGGCCAGGGCCCGGAGCTGGTGCCCGCGCCATTGGAATTGGATCGCCTGGAACCCTTCGGGCAGGGGTTCCCGCCGGTCCTGACGGTGGTGCAGGGGGCCCTGCAGTCGGCGCCCCAGCCATTTGGCGATGGCCACGTGAAACTGCGGCTGGTGGGCCTTTCCGAACCGCTGACCTGGTTTTCCGGCGCCGAGCCGAGCCAGGGGCTAGTGAAGGGCGATCTCATCCGGATGGCCTGCGCCGTGCAGGACCAGCCCCGCTGGGGCCGGAGCTACCTGGTGGACGGATTCGTCGGCGACGAGGCAGGCTCATGA
- the lptB gene encoding LPS export ABC transporter ATP-binding protein produces MAQICLEAKNLKKTFGDRTVVRDVSLAVAPGEVVGLLGPNGAGKTTTFYMVVGVEAPDQGRIFWQGSDITQQPMHRRARMGIGYLPQESSVFRGLTVWENLMALGELQPIPRPDQIARCERLLADFHLGKVRNTLGMSLSGGERRRCELARALVTDPQIMLLDEPFAGVDPKSVMEIQGLIDDLKARGIGVLITDHNVRETLQIADRAYILADGMIMKQGLPQEIAEDPDIRRVYLGDRFKLD; encoded by the coding sequence ATGGCCCAAATCTGCCTGGAGGCAAAAAACCTGAAAAAGACCTTCGGGGATCGCACCGTGGTCCGGGATGTGAGCCTTGCGGTGGCCCCGGGCGAGGTCGTCGGGTTGCTGGGCCCCAACGGCGCCGGGAAGACCACCACCTTCTACATGGTCGTCGGCGTGGAAGCGCCCGATCAGGGCCGGATTTTCTGGCAGGGCTCGGACATTACCCAGCAGCCCATGCACCGCCGGGCCCGCATGGGAATCGGCTACCTGCCCCAGGAATCCAGTGTCTTCCGGGGTCTCACGGTGTGGGAAAACCTCATGGCCCTCGGGGAGTTGCAGCCCATCCCACGACCTGATCAGATCGCACGATGTGAGCGTTTGTTGGCAGATTTTCACCTGGGCAAAGTCAGGAACACCTTGGGTATGAGTCTTTCCGGAGGGGAACGCCGCCGTTGCGAGCTGGCCCGGGCCCTGGTCACGGATCCCCAAATAATGTTGCTGGACGAGCCTTTTGCTGGTGTGGATCCCAAATCGGTCATGGAGATTCAAGGCCTAATTGATGATTTGAAAGCACGTGGCATTGGCGTGCTCATCACGGACCACAATGTCCGGGAGACCTTGCAGATCGCGGACCGGGCCTATATCTTGGCCGATGGGATGATCATGAAACAGGGGCTGCCTCAGGAGATCGCCGAAGACCCGGATATTCGACGGGTCTACCTCGGGGATCGGTTTAAGTTGGATTAG
- a CDS encoding dephospho-CoA kinase has translation MLNPPFPVLGLSGGIAAGKSFVAQEMAKRGWAVIDADQLAREAVEPGSPGLAEVAQAFGPEVVGGDGRLDRALLGDRIFGDDQARARLNAILHPRIEALRNDRLAALPPGTKGVVLDAALWVERGRTHHFDEFWIVTAPEDLRLRRLLGRDELPKDAALARLRSQSHDAEKALHADVVIVNDGRGLAEILDRAEVRLLANWRIARQRRWKDRMNSKFSPEELRQILETLLSKGGQYGEVFVETRRACALGMDDGRMEDVVASETFGASLRVMEGETTRFADLIAPTFDELLEDARLLAAPGNGPAAAIPHLQAFTHPTPSPVERDPAAVPLSEKVALVRRTETLAREHGESLRPGALKQVSVGYGDSTQSVWIASAEWKDEAWQTSLSADHRTQEVLRLNATSGDGVQLQSGYQALGETRGFELFSEEAVARIVKEAVRLSIQALDAKPAPAGTFPVVLSSSAGGTMIHEACGHGLEADLALAGMSAFAGKLGQRVAGDCVTIIDDGTLPFKRGSQSMDDEGNAVSRVVLIENGILKNYLQSRKTARKMGREATGNGRRESYRHIPIPRMRNTFLAPGNEAPEAILKDLDRGLLVKHMGGGQVDTVTGNFVFQVTEGYWVEKGVAMYPVKNATLTGCGPEVLASLTRIGSDLHHFDIGTCGKDGQGVPVSDALPTILVPALVVGGTAEPLPQVI, from the coding sequence ATGCTGAACCCTCCCTTCCCGGTCCTTGGCCTCAGCGGCGGCATCGCCGCAGGCAAGAGTTTCGTCGCGCAGGAGATGGCCAAGCGCGGGTGGGCGGTCATCGACGCGGACCAGTTGGCCCGGGAAGCGGTGGAGCCCGGCAGTCCGGGTCTGGCCGAAGTGGCGCAAGCCTTCGGCCCGGAGGTCGTGGGGGGCGATGGCAGGCTGGATCGAGCGCTCCTGGGCGATCGGATCTTCGGCGACGATCAAGCGCGGGCGCGCCTCAACGCGATCCTCCACCCCCGCATCGAGGCCCTCCGGAATGACCGGCTGGCGGCGCTTCCACCTGGCACCAAAGGCGTTGTGCTCGATGCAGCCCTGTGGGTGGAGCGAGGCCGGACCCATCACTTCGATGAATTCTGGATTGTCACCGCGCCGGAAGACTTGCGCCTACGCCGCCTGCTCGGGCGGGATGAACTGCCGAAGGACGCGGCCCTCGCACGCCTGCGCTCCCAGAGCCACGACGCGGAAAAAGCGCTCCATGCGGATGTGGTGATCGTGAATGACGGGCGCGGCCTCGCCGAGATCCTTGATCGGGCCGAAGTCCGCCTTCTGGCAAACTGGAGGATTGCCCGGCAGCGCCGTTGGAAGGACCGCATGAATTCGAAATTCTCGCCCGAAGAGCTACGACAGATCCTTGAAACCCTGCTTTCCAAAGGCGGGCAGTACGGCGAGGTCTTCGTGGAAACCCGGCGCGCCTGCGCCCTGGGCATGGACGACGGCCGCATGGAGGACGTGGTCGCCAGCGAGACCTTCGGCGCCAGCCTCCGCGTGATGGAAGGCGAGACAACGCGCTTCGCGGACCTTATAGCGCCAACTTTTGACGAGTTATTGGAAGATGCCAGGCTGTTGGCCGCGCCCGGCAATGGGCCCGCCGCAGCCATCCCTCATCTGCAGGCCTTTACTCACCCCACCCCCAGCCCTGTGGAAAGGGATCCCGCGGCGGTCCCGCTATCTGAAAAAGTGGCGCTGGTGCGCCGCACGGAGACCCTGGCGCGGGAGCACGGCGAAAGCCTGCGCCCCGGCGCCCTCAAGCAGGTGTCCGTGGGCTACGGCGATTCCACGCAGAGCGTCTGGATCGCCTCCGCCGAATGGAAGGATGAGGCCTGGCAAACGAGTCTCAGCGCGGATCATCGCACCCAGGAAGTGCTGCGCCTCAACGCCACCTCCGGCGACGGCGTTCAGCTCCAGAGCGGCTATCAGGCCCTGGGCGAGACCAGGGGCTTTGAACTGTTCAGCGAGGAAGCCGTGGCGAGGATCGTCAAGGAGGCCGTGCGCTTGAGCATCCAGGCCCTCGACGCCAAGCCCGCGCCGGCGGGCACCTTCCCCGTGGTGCTCAGTTCATCGGCCGGCGGCACCATGATCCATGAAGCCTGCGGCCATGGGCTGGAGGCGGATCTCGCGCTGGCGGGCATGAGCGCCTTCGCGGGAAAACTGGGCCAGCGGGTGGCCGGGGACTGTGTGACGATCATCGACGACGGCACCCTGCCCTTCAAGCGCGGCAGCCAGAGCATGGACGACGAGGGCAATGCCGTGAGCCGCGTGGTGCTCATCGAAAATGGCATCCTGAAGAACTATCTCCAATCCCGCAAAACGGCCCGGAAGATGGGCCGGGAAGCCACGGGCAACGGCCGCCGGGAAAGCTACCGCCACATCCCCATCCCCCGCATGAGGAACACTTTTCTCGCTCCCGGGAACGAAGCCCCCGAAGCCATCCTGAAGGACCTGGACCGCGGCCTGCTGGTGAAGCACATGGGCGGCGGCCAGGTGGACACCGTCACCGGCAACTTCGTCTTCCAGGTCACCGAAGGCTACTGGGTGGAAAAGGGCGTGGCGATGTATCCCGTGAAGAACGCCACCCTCACCGGCTGCGGACCCGAGGTGCTGGCTTCCCTCACCCGCATCGGCTCGGACCTCCACCACTTCGACATCGGCACCTGCGGCAAGGACGGCCAGGGCGTGCCCGTCAGCGACGCCCTGCCCACCATCCTGGTGCCGGCCCTGGTGGTGGGCGGCACGGCGGAACCGCTGCCGCAGGTGATCTGA
- a CDS encoding peptide chain release factor 3 has product MDLSKQIARRRTFAIISHPDAGKTTLTEKLLLYGGAIDRAGSVKSREGGAAAHSDWMSIEQERGISVTSAAMQFEYQGHCINLLDTPGHQDFSEDTYRALTAADSVVMLLDCAKGVEEQTKKLFRVAKERNLPIFTFVNKLDRPGREPVELIDEVEELFGLHAVPMTWPIGSGPDFKGVYVRATGRIQLFERAKAGRKARMVGEGSLEDPEIVALLSKAELQQLKDDVDLMNHVLPPFDQAEFLAGKQSPMFFGSAVNNFGVADFLDEFLNLAPAPGPRPLQDGGAVGPEMPFTAFVFKVQANMNKAHRDRVAFARIVSGHFERGMDALHVRGKKNIKLNYPHMFFGRERQIVDEAWPGDILGLINPGLFRIGDVISDAGPLEFHAVPKFSPEQFSAVRLADPGARKGFLKGLGQIAEEGVVQVFWPKGGAPLPILGAVGKLQFEVLAHRLKEEYACPVILESRSFQMARWLRGGWPDPTRFWGELVEDGEGNPAVLFENDWQRRTTAEKNPDIGFLEHPPK; this is encoded by the coding sequence ATGGACCTCTCGAAACAAATCGCCCGCCGACGAACGTTTGCGATTATCAGCCATCCCGACGCGGGCAAGACCACGCTCACCGAAAAGCTGCTGCTCTATGGCGGGGCCATCGACCGGGCGGGTTCGGTCAAGTCCCGGGAGGGCGGTGCCGCGGCCCATTCCGACTGGATGAGCATCGAACAGGAGCGCGGGATTTCCGTCACCTCCGCCGCCATGCAGTTCGAATACCAGGGCCACTGCATCAACCTGTTGGATACGCCGGGCCACCAGGATTTCAGCGAAGACACCTACCGCGCGCTGACCGCCGCTGATTCCGTGGTGATGCTCCTCGACTGCGCCAAGGGCGTGGAGGAACAGACGAAAAAACTGTTCCGCGTGGCCAAGGAACGCAATCTCCCGATCTTCACCTTCGTGAACAAGTTGGACCGTCCGGGCCGCGAGCCCGTGGAATTGATCGATGAAGTCGAAGAGCTATTTGGTCTCCACGCGGTGCCCATGACCTGGCCCATCGGCTCCGGGCCGGATTTCAAGGGCGTGTACGTGCGGGCGACGGGTAGAATCCAGCTCTTCGAGCGGGCCAAGGCCGGCCGCAAGGCCCGCATGGTCGGCGAGGGCAGCCTGGAGGATCCGGAAATCGTGGCCCTCCTTTCCAAGGCCGAACTTCAGCAGCTCAAGGATGATGTGGATCTCATGAACCACGTGCTGCCGCCCTTTGATCAAGCGGAATTCCTGGCGGGGAAACAATCGCCCATGTTCTTCGGCAGCGCAGTGAACAATTTCGGCGTGGCGGATTTCCTGGATGAATTCCTGAACCTGGCGCCGGCGCCCGGTCCGCGGCCCCTCCAGGATGGCGGCGCAGTGGGTCCGGAAATGCCGTTCACGGCCTTCGTTTTCAAAGTGCAGGCCAACATGAACAAGGCCCACCGCGATCGCGTGGCCTTCGCGCGCATCGTCAGCGGCCATTTCGAGCGGGGCATGGACGCGCTGCATGTGCGCGGGAAAAAGAACATCAAACTCAACTATCCGCACATGTTCTTCGGCCGCGAGCGGCAGATCGTGGACGAGGCCTGGCCCGGCGACATCCTGGGCCTCATCAATCCGGGGCTCTTCCGCATCGGCGATGTCATCAGCGACGCGGGGCCCCTGGAGTTCCATGCGGTGCCGAAATTCTCTCCCGAGCAGTTTTCAGCTGTCCGCCTCGCCGACCCGGGCGCCCGCAAAGGCTTTTTAAAAGGCCTGGGGCAGATCGCCGAAGAGGGCGTGGTGCAGGTCTTCTGGCCCAAGGGCGGCGCCCCGCTGCCGATCCTCGGCGCCGTTGGCAAGCTGCAGTTCGAAGTGCTGGCCCACCGTCTGAAGGAAGAGTATGCCTGCCCGGTGATCCTGGAATCCCGGAGTTTCCAGATGGCCCGCTGGCTGCGCGGCGGCTGGCCCGATCCCACGCGCTTCTGGGGAGAATTGGTGGAAGATGGCGAGGGCAATCCGGCCGTGCTGTTCGAGAATGACTGGCAGCGACGCACCACCGCCGAAAAGAATCCGGATATCGGGTTCCTGGAACACCCGCCGAAGTAG